One region of Corvus moneduloides isolate bCorMon1 chromosome 1, bCorMon1.pri, whole genome shotgun sequence genomic DNA includes:
- the MYLK4 gene encoding myosin light chain kinase family member 4 isoform X1 — protein MTTSSRQSSSTSMVNNLAKIFDPNTLQNQGPGNGMEPPQILRVVRSNVSASESFNIMDVKFASLEEKIDKLLTLQDNVLKKLNSVSQEICCIEKDIEMVKAETSEPGLRMERNKKLKNNEMKGLCLKMRKSLSDINRKAEQQVKRLDGLEQSVSGLQKLVGPLVEKVKTLIIHNSSVKHHVKKRKVCKAGAGHPFRMHIFSETTAGDLLKKKNEKVIKERSHLNETETKEKKPPDSTDGRIQQSESCSREEEVDKLNKENAKRESSILLEVDPPKFDTEESEQKGESLSLGSHYEYRRHSFQESFTPEKQQEEDAVDDACQKLTVQETESESPADEKKKEKVPEDAFEEQQEEKENKGEGNADKSKKGAEEPPAPSQKENVAEQSHDDEVSEGRCKSCEKDDIPTPSAPFDHRIVSAKRVGISNYYNVNEDEILGGGRFGQVHKCEEKATGLKLAAKIIKAQGPKQKDEVKNEINVMNQLNHVNLIQLYDAFESKNDIVLVMEYVEGGELFDRIIDENYNLTEMDTISFVKQICNGIQYMHQMYILHLDLKPENILCVNREANQIKIIDFGLARRYKPREKLRVNFGTPEFLAPEIVNYEFVSFPTDMWSLGVIAYMLLTGLSPFLGDDDNETLNNILACNWDFEDEEFRDVSDEAKDFISKLLIKEKCWRLSATAALKHPWLTDHKLHYRLQKKAKGDCVSQAPLAQ, from the exons ATGACCACAtccagcaggcagagctctTCTACGTCTATGGTCAACAATTTGGCCAAAATATTCGATCCAAACACTTTGCAAAACCAAGGGCCGGGTAATGGAATGGAACCTCCTCAAATTCTTCGTGTTGTGAGAAGTAATGTCAGCGCATCTGAAAGTTTCAACATCATGGATGTGAAGTTTGCCTCCCTTGAAGAGAAAATTGATAAACTGTTGACTCTGCAAGACAATGTCCTTAAGAAGCTTAACAGTGTTTCCCAAGAAATCTGTTGCATTGAAAAAGACATTGAGATGGTAAAGGCGGAAACATCTGAACCTGGATTAaggatggaaagaaacaaaaaattgaaaaataacgAAATGAAGGGACTTTGccttaaaatgagaaaatctcTTTCTGATATaaacaggaaagcagagcagcaggttaAAAGGCTAGATGGACTTGAACAAAGTGTTTCTGGACTACAGAAACTTGTAGGACCTCTGGTAGAGAAGGTGAAAACATTAATAATTCATAATTCAAGTGTAAAACATCATGTTAAAAAACGTAAAGTTtgcaaggcaggagctggacaTCCCTTTAGGATGCACATTTTCTCGGAGACAACAGCTGGTGACCtgctcaagaagaaaaatgaaaag GTCATCAAAGAAAGGTCACATTtgaatgaaacagaaacaaaagaaaagaaaccaccaGATTCAACAG ATGGGCGCATCCAGCAGAGTGAGTCCTGTTCTCGGGAAGAGGAAGTTGATAAGCTCAACAAGGAAAATGCCAAGAGGGAAAGTTCCATTCTGCTTGAAGTGGATCCTCCCAAATTTGATACTGAAGAGtcagagcagaaaggagaaagttTGTCTTTAGGAAGCCATTATGAATATAGGAGACACTCTTTTCAGGAATCCTTCactccagaaaagcagcaggaagaagatGCTGTTGATGATGCTTGTCAAAAACTAACTGTGCAGGAGACAGAGAGTGAGTCCCCAGCAGatgagaagaagaaggaaaaagtgcCTGAAGATGCATTTGAGGAACagcaagaggagaaagagaataaaGGGGAAGGAAATGCTGATAAGAGTAAAAAAGGTGCTGAGGAAccaccagctccttcccaaaaggaaaatgtggcAGAACAAAGTCATGATGATGAGGTATCAGAGGGAAG GTGTAAAAGCTGCGAAAAAG aTGATATTCCTACTCCATCAGCACCATTTGATCACCGGATTGTCTCAGCCAAAAGGGTGGGGATCAGCAATTATTATAATGTCAACGAGGATGAAATTCTGGGAGG AGGGCGATTTGGACAAGTGCACAAATGTGAAGAGAAAGCAACAGGTCTCAAGTTGGCAGCCAAAATTATAAAAGCACAAGGTCCAAAACAGAAG GATGaagtaaaaaatgaaatcaatgtCATGAACCAGCTGAATCATGTGAACCTCATCCAGTTATATGATGCCTTTGAATCTAAAAATGATATTGTACTCGTCATGGAATA tgtGGAAGGAGGAGAGTTATTTGACCGAATTATAGATGAAAACTACAATTTGACAGAGATGGATACTATCTCATTCGTAAAACAGATCTGCAATGGAATTCAGTACATGCACCAAATGTACATTCTTCATTTGGATCTCAAG CCTGAGAATATCCTGTGTGTGAACCGAGAGgcaaatcaaataaaaattattgatTTTGGATTGGCAAGAAG ATATAAACCCAGGGAAAAACTTCGAGTTAACTTTGGGACTCCAGAATTTCTTGCTCCTGAAATTGTGAATTATGAGTTTGTCTCTTTTCCTACAGACATGTGGAGTTTAGGAGTCATTGCTTATATGCT CCTCACTGGATTGTCTCCTTTTTTGGGTGATGATGACAATGAGACCCTCAACAATATCCTGGCCTGTAACTGGGATTTTGAAGATGAGGAATTTCGAGATGTTTCTGATGAGGCCAAAGATTTCATATCAAAGCTTCTCATCAAGGAAAAATG CTGGAGATTAAGTGCAACTGCTGCCTTAAAACACCCATGGTTAACAGACCACAAGCTCCACTACAGACTCCAG aaaaaggCTAAAGGTGACTGTGTGTCTCAAGCACCCCTGGCTCAATAA